Proteins encoded within one genomic window of Dermatophilus congolensis:
- a CDS encoding phospho-sugar mutase — MRPEVTPELIEHARTWAAHDPDESDRATILALADAAQAGDEEAAADLVSRFSGPLMFGTAGLRAAVGAGESRMSRAVVIRATAGLVAYLTKELGQAPTVVLGCDARHGSSQFLRDAAQVVSAAGGTALVLPEKLPTPVTAFAVRRLGADAGVMVTASHNPREDNGYKVYLGGRAARGAAEGVQIVPPADKGIAECIAAAPFADEVPRDEARVQHVEPALWEEYVNRAASLAVSDPAPIRIVLTPMHGVGGATAVEVLRRAGFTDVHVVPEQAEPDPDFPTVAFPNPEEPGALDLALGLARQVEADVVIALDPDADRCSVGTCGPDGWRQLTGDEIGALLGEQAAADSSRVGDTLANSIVSGRLLSRIAQAHGLQHQATLTGFKWIARTEGLRFGYEEAIGYCTDPMGVRDKDGVTAAVRVASLVSALAKQGRSLSDALDDLARAHGLHATAQLSFRVADTALIADAMARLRATPPSALAGSEVKQVADLADGYEGLAPTDGMLFITADNDRVIARPSGTEPKLKCYLEVVVPVSGEQVPRGEAAQRLALLKEDMRAAVGL; from the coding sequence ATGCGCCCCGAGGTAACACCTGAACTGATTGAACATGCACGTACGTGGGCTGCCCACGATCCTGATGAGTCTGACCGGGCCACGATCCTTGCGCTCGCTGACGCTGCGCAGGCTGGGGATGAGGAAGCTGCGGCTGATTTGGTGTCGCGTTTTTCTGGCCCGTTGATGTTCGGTACAGCTGGACTTCGGGCAGCGGTAGGTGCGGGGGAGAGCCGCATGAGCCGTGCGGTGGTGATTCGGGCCACAGCTGGGCTGGTTGCCTATTTGACCAAAGAGCTGGGGCAAGCCCCGACTGTCGTTTTGGGTTGTGATGCCCGTCATGGTTCTTCGCAGTTCCTTCGCGATGCAGCGCAGGTGGTTTCTGCAGCTGGGGGTACTGCTCTTGTGCTTCCGGAGAAGCTTCCTACGCCGGTGACGGCGTTCGCGGTTCGCCGTTTGGGGGCTGATGCGGGTGTGATGGTTACTGCATCCCATAACCCGCGGGAGGACAACGGGTACAAGGTGTATTTGGGTGGGCGTGCTGCTCGTGGCGCCGCGGAGGGAGTACAGATCGTTCCGCCTGCTGATAAGGGGATTGCCGAGTGCATCGCAGCTGCTCCTTTCGCTGATGAAGTTCCGCGTGATGAAGCGCGCGTGCAGCACGTTGAGCCAGCGTTGTGGGAGGAGTACGTGAATCGGGCTGCCTCGTTGGCGGTGAGTGATCCTGCACCGATTCGGATTGTGTTGACGCCTATGCATGGTGTTGGTGGTGCGACTGCGGTGGAGGTGTTGCGCCGGGCAGGGTTCACCGACGTTCATGTTGTTCCTGAGCAGGCTGAGCCGGATCCAGATTTCCCGACGGTTGCGTTCCCAAACCCAGAGGAGCCTGGTGCTCTTGATTTGGCGTTGGGGCTGGCTCGGCAGGTAGAGGCGGATGTGGTGATTGCGCTGGATCCGGATGCCGATCGTTGTTCTGTGGGTACCTGTGGTCCTGATGGGTGGCGTCAGCTCACTGGTGATGAGATTGGTGCGTTGCTGGGGGAGCAGGCAGCGGCAGATTCTTCGCGGGTGGGTGACACTTTGGCGAACTCGATTGTCTCGGGTCGGCTGCTTTCTCGCATCGCGCAGGCGCATGGGTTGCAGCATCAGGCCACGTTGACTGGCTTTAAGTGGATTGCGCGTACTGAGGGGCTTCGTTTTGGGTATGAGGAGGCTATTGGGTACTGCACTGATCCGATGGGGGTTCGGGATAAGGATGGCGTAACGGCGGCGGTGCGGGTTGCTTCGCTTGTCTCAGCGTTGGCTAAGCAGGGTCGGAGCCTCTCTGATGCTTTGGATGATCTTGCCCGTGCTCATGGGTTGCACGCGACGGCGCAGTTGTCGTTCCGGGTAGCGGATACGGCGTTGATTGCAGATGCGATGGCTCGGTTGCGCGCGACGCCGCCCAGTGCGTTGGCTGGGTCTGAAGTGAAGCAGGTCGCGGATTTGGCTGACGGGTATGAGGGGTTGGCTCCTACTGATGGCATGTTGTTTATCACTGCCGATAACGACCGGGTGATTGCTCGTCCTTCAGGCACTGAGCCGAAGTTGAAGTGTTACTTGGAGGTTGTGGTACCGGTGAGTGGTGAGCAGGTGCCGCGGGGTGAGGCTGCGCAGCGATTGGCGCTGTTGAAGGAGGACATGCGCGCTGCGGTCGGTTTGTGA